A window of Mucilaginibacter robiniae genomic DNA:
TAAATAAAGTCATAATCAAATACAGGCCGGCCAGGCTGGTTTACCCAAACTCTATTCCATTCATATAAATCCGTTTGGGAGTGGCGGTTTAAAATAGTAATCAGGTCGTTCCAGGTCGCATTTTGATAAGCGTACTTTTTCAAGTATTCTTGTATGCCTTGCTGAAAATTATCTTTACCCATCAGCCTTTCCAATTGCCGCATCATGATAGGGGCTTTGTGGTAGATGATGTTACCATACAAAGAACCTGCATCCTGCAAATTATCCAGTTGCTGACGGATCGGGTTAGCACCTTCCGTACGGTCAACACCATAAGCTGTAGGATAATGGTCTTGCAAAAACTTCAGGTTAAAAGTTTCTGTACCCATCAGCTTTTCGGTTATCTTATCGGCCATGAAATTGGCGAATACCTCTTTCATCCATACATCATTAAACCATTGCATCGTCACTAAATCGCCAAACCACATGTGTGCGGTTTCGTGCGAGATTAGATTAGAACGGGCAATTAGCCGGTCTTTAGTAGCACCATCATCCAAAAACAAGCTGGATGACTGATACTGCACCTCGCCCGGATGTTCCATGCCGCCAAACTGAAAATCGGGAATAGCCACAAAGCCTACTTTCTGAAACGGAAACGGGATATTAGTCCATTGTTCCAGAAAAGCAATAGCATCCTGATGCGCTTTAAATACCGAATCAACACTCAGCTTAATCTTTTTAGGATCGTTCTCCCGATATAAGAACTCAGCCTGCCGATGGCCAATAGTTTGTGCTACATCACTGTACTTACCCGCCGTAAAGGAGAATAAGTAAGTACTCAATTTATCAGAGTTGTTGAAATGGTAAACTGTTTGTGCACCTTGGGTTACCGAGTCTTTCTTGGTACCATTAGCCAAAACCCTCCAGCCTGTTGGCACACGTAATGTAAGCAGAAAGCGGGCTTTCAGGTCGGGCTGGTCAAAGCAGGGAAATACGGTTCGGGCACGATCGGGTACAAACAGGGCATACAAGTAATCGTCGTTACGGTTCAGAGAAGCATTACCAGCTGTAAACTGGATAGCTATTTGGTTTTGTCCTGCATGCAAATACTGCTGACGAATCAGCAAGTGTTCAGCCTGTAACTCAACAGGAACTGATTTGCCATTAACAGTAACGTTCTTTACATAATCGGGACTTTGTTTAAAATCTAATTGTAGAGGTTGGTTAAAGGGCTTTGCATTGAAGCTGATGCTTTCTGTAGCTGCAATGGCTTGGCTTTTTTCGGCAGGTATAATAAAATCAAGCGTGTATTGAATATCGCTGATTACCGAATGCCGGTACACTGCCAATGGGTAAGAAACGCCAGGTTCAACCGTAACAAATTTGCCTATTTGCTGGGCATGGCTCAAGCTACTCAGACCTATAAATAATAGGGTTTGGAAAAATGTCTTTACTGTACTTTTCATTGAAAGTTTAAGCATTGTCGTAGTAATATTATAGCTCCATGACCCATATGTAGCATTACTAACCCTGCTGCCTATGCCAGCCAAAGTTAACTCGCTTGGCTGTGTATCACTAGCAACAATTTTGGTACGATTAGCTGTTATGAACATCTTATTTAATAATAAGGTGTTAAACTATAAATAATGCTGCAAATCGAAGAGTTTACTAGCCAAACTATTTGGACTTCGGATGATAAAATCGGACTAGCAAAATGAATTTCAAATAGTACAATTCAAAATAGTTATAAACAGGCAGGCCCAATTTATGCTGCCGGTTGAGCAGCTATAAATTGGGCCTACATAGCTCTATAGAACCATTAGCTTATTTTCTATATTCCTGATCTAAAAACAAATAGCGGTTGCGGGTATGATCTGGTTCAAGGCGGCTGGTTACATTGATGTTCATCAACTTTATGCTACTGCCCTTAGTGTTAGGTTGCCACTGTGGTAAGCCTTTACCATTAGGGTTGCCGGTTTTAATAAAATTGGCAAAGTAATTTTCCATCGTGGCCGATACTTTATAATCATCGGCAGTCCAGGCATAAACTTTATTGGTAGCCAAGTTACCTAAAGCAAACTCAATTTCTGAAGCGTGGGAAGCACCGGTGAAGGTAGCCAGTGTTGGTTTAGGCGCAGTGTTATTGTTTTTGATTACTCCACCAGCTAAACCTGCTGTAGCATTACCCATTTCAGGCCGCATGGCTGGTCGGGGCTTTGAAAACAAATAACGATAAACCGGTTTGCCACTGGTTTCGCTTTGCAAATCAGTCCACTTCCAGGTACTGTAAACAATAAAGCGGTCACTGGCCAGTTCAGTAGCCGATTTTAAAACTTCTTCGGTAGTATTACCGGGATATAGTTTCAACAACTCATCCGCATGCTCAGGATACAGCTGTTTGATTTTTTGCGCATAATTTTCGGGTGTTGGCGTGGCTCCTTGCAGTACGGCCATATAGTTAATTTCGGCCGAGTTCCAGCCTGCCAGCAGAGGTACATGCGCCTGTTCGCCAGCCGCGAAAATATCAACCGGGGCTTTAGGTAAGAAATAGTTATCAATAGCCGCAGCAACTGCAAATGCACCGGGTTGAGAGGCTGCATCCAATAGCTGATCGGCTGGTATGGTCCGCAACTCAGCAATGGTTTTAGCATTTACTTTTCCGGCGAAAGCTACACCTCTATTTTCGGCATCAGTTAGTGAAATAGCTGGAAGGGTGGGCTTAATCATCGCACCGCTTTCACCGATTGCACCTGCAATCAAATCTCTGGATAGAGGAGAGGCCATTTGTGCAAAAACAGAAATGGAACCGGCAGACTCGCCACCGATGGTAATTTTATCTGCATCGCCACCAAAAGCGGCAATGTTTTGCTTTACCCAGCGTAGAGCCGCATTTTGGTCCAGCAAGCCGTAATTTCCTGAGGCATGGTAAGATGATTCTTTGGTTAGTTCAGGGTGAGCTAAAAAGCCAAATACGCCTAAGCGGTAATTTACCGTAACAGTTACTATGCCTTTACGGGCCAAACTGGCACCATCATAACGCGGCTCCGAACCATCGCCGGCTACAAAGCCGCCCCCGTAAAAGTACACCAGTACTGGCAACTTTTCATTGCCCGATTGAGCCGGTGTCCAAACGTTCAAGTATAGGCAGTCTTCATTAATGCCCGGCGCACGGAAGTTCATATCGCCAAACACATTCTTTTGCATGGCGCTAGGGCCAAAATGATCGGCTTTGCGTATGCCAGTCCAGTTTTTTACCGGCTGTGGCGCTACCCAGCGCAGTGGCCCAATTGGTGATTGTGCAAAAGGGACACCTTCAAAAATAGTCAGACCAGTATCGGCAACGCCTTCCAGCACTCCATTGGCTGTTTGCACCTTCTGGGTAGTGCGTATTTGTGCAAAGGTTATATTTGCTGTTAGCAAAGCCAGCAACATTAAATTTAGTTTTTTCATAAAGTAGGTTGTATAATTAAAGCCTGAAATTAGATAAAATATTCAGACCTATGCTACTGTAAATCTTGAAAAGCATTTGGTTTTAGGTGAGCCGGCACGTAGATAATGGTATAATTACTGCTAAGTAAAGCGTTAGAGGGAACTATGTTGGTGGTTAAGACCGTAAATGCCCGTATTGGTTGTTTTGTAAGCAGTTAAAACTTTTAGCTTAGAAATAAGCTTATTCAGTACGTCATGTTTGGATGGTTTAAAAAAAATAAAGAGGCAGAACCTTTGCCCAATTACGATTTCGTTTCGGTAGATATACACTCGCATGTTTTGCCTGGAATTGATGATGGCGCAGCTACCGTGGGAGATTCTATGCTGCTAATTGAGCGCATGGTAGCTATGGGTATCAAAAAAGTGATAGCCACACCTCATATTATGGCTGATTATTTCCGGAACAATGCTGAAACTATTGGCAATGCTTTGCAGGTGCTTAAAGAACATGTTGCCCCAGTATATTCAGACTTGATTATTGAAGCCGCTGCCGAACATTACTTTGATGAGCACTTTTTAGATTTGATTGAAACCGATCAGCTGATGCTGATGAAGAATAAATATGTGCTGTTTGAATTTTCGTTCACCAACCGGCCACCTAGCGTAGTACCTATTTTGCAGAAAATAACAGGTAAAGGCTTAACACCTATATTGGCACATCCTGAACGATACCCGTATTTGACTCTGGCTGAAGTAGTAGAAATGCGAGAATGGGGCTGCCTGATTCAGTTAAATACCATTTCATTAACTGGCTATTACGGCAAACAGGTTCGCCAAAGTGCAGAGAAGTTGGTCGATGCGGGGCTGATTGATTTCATCTCCAGCGATATGCATCACCTGAAGCATGCAGACGCTTTACAGCAAGCCTTAAAATTGCCGTATGTAAAGATGCTTTCCGAACGTGATTTAATGAACAAACAATTGCTGTAAACAGTAGAAGCAGTTACGTTTGATCTTAAGGCTTATCACTAATGCAATCTGCAATCTATAGTTTAAAATAGGGTGGTTTGCCGCCCTGTTTTTGGTGTGAAAAGTGACAAATTGTAAGCTGGCATTTCGCGCCCTGCTAAAAAGCGTTTATGAGCGATATAATACAATTGATGTATCGATTCAGCTATTTGACCATCACCTACCATGCGGCGTCCAAATTCGCTATCGTTTAGCTGACCATCATGACATTCGCGTATCTGGTTCAATACTTTTTCAGCCCGATCCGGAAAGGTTTTTTGCAGCCAATCGGTAAATAGTTCGGCAATGCTTCCATTCAGGCGCACCATGGTAAAGCCCGAATCAACAGCACCCCGGTTAGCGGCAGCTTTAATAATGTCGGGTATCTCATTACTGTTGAGTCCCGGAATAATAGGCGCAGTCATTACCCGTACCGGTATACCCTTTTCTGAAAGCTTTTGTATAGTAGTTAACCGGCCAATGGAAGTAACGGTACGTGGTTCCAGTTTTTGCCGTAACTGTTCATCCAGCGTAGTGATAGATATATTCACGTGAACCAAGTTCATCTTGGCCAGTTCTGTCAGAATATCTATATCGCGCAGTACTAAGTTGTTTTTGGTGATGATGCTAACCGGATGACGGTACTGTAAAAACAGCTTCAGCATTTTGCGGGTGAGTTCCAGCTCACGTTCTACCGGCTGGTAACAATCAGTATTGCCCGATAATACAATAGGTTCGGGTTTGTATTTGCGCTTGTTAAAATACGCTTCCAATAGTTCAGGCGCATTGCGCTTAACAATAATTTTTCGCTCAAAATCTAACCCAGCACTAAAGCCATAATATTCATGGCTATTACGGGCATAGCAATACACGCAGCCATGTTCACAGCCCTGATAGGGGTTAATGGAATCGGTATGGGCTATATCCGGGCTTTTACTTTTGCTAACAATATTGCGCGGCGTTTCTTCAAAAAAACGGGTTTTGCCGTTTTGCAGCAAAGGTTCGTCCAGCGCTTCAATATGCTGTGCTACATACTGATTCTTCAGGTATTTGTTATGCGTATTTACCTGCGCTCCCCGTCCTTTGAAAAAATCCTGATTCGCCTCAAATGCCATACAACAAATTTGCTAAATAATTTAGTAGGATGCTAAGGCAAAAAAATAATTTTACAATTGTACCCTGGGCTACACTAAAGAGCCGCAACGCAACTTGGCAACATCATATGAAATTCAGACTTGAAAAATTTTGATTCAGTATCTGGCTGTTATTCACATTCAGCCATTTATCTAGCATTGTGGCATATACATTTCGAAAATCAATCTGATATTTTAAATCGCCGTTTTCCAAATTGGTTAAATCTGGAGCATCGTTATAAAACCCTGCTTTGGCCAGTTTTCCACCAAAAACAAATACGTTGTTAGCTGTACCGTGGTCGGTGCCGTTACTGGCATTTTGCTCTACACGGCGGCCAAATTCAGAAAAAGTCATCACCAGCGTATCATCCAGTTTTCCGGTTTGCTTCAAGTCTTTTATAAAAGCAGCTACAGCATCGGCATAAATTTTTAGCTGGCGGCCTTGCTGGTTTTGCTGATTAGTATGTGTATCAAACCCACTAAGCGATACATAATACACGCGGGTTTGCAAACCGGCATTAATAAACTTAGATACCGTTTTGAGCTGATTGGCAAACCCAGTACTCGGGTATTCAGCAGTAACCTTGTAAGTTTTAGAGGTATTCTGAATATAATCTGCCGAAGAGTAGGTTTCAATCATGGTTTTGTACAAATAACCTAAGTTGTCTTCGTTCAGGTGCTCGTTGTTGGGTTGGTGCACTAAATCCTTAAAGAAAGGTTCGCGCGTGGTTTGCAGCAGTTTGTTAGGGTCCTGCACAGCAATACCTTTCATTTGGGTGCCTTTCATGGCTAATGATAAAGTATCATCTACCTCAATAGCGGTGTAAGGGTTTGGACAACTTTGGCAATTAGCATCCAGGTAGCGGCCTACCCATCCGGTAGATAAAAACTGGTCGGCATTGCTGGCAGTTTGCCAAATATCCATCGACCGGAAATGCGAACGATCGGGATTGGGGTAGCCAACTGAATTAATAATGCTCATCCAACCCTGGTCATAAATTTCCTGCAAAGCCGCCAGGTTAGGGTTTAAGCCTTGTATATCGTTAAGCTTTACGATAACGGTGTTAGCAATGGCTAGCGTTTTGCGCTTTTGATAGTAAATGTCATTACCGTGAGGCACTATGGTATTCAGCCCATCATTACCACCCGAAAGCTGAATGATAACTAAGTTTTTATAACCCGTTAGCTCCGGCTTAGCCATTGCCTCAAAAGGCTTTAAGAATGAAGGTATTAAAAATGCACCCGATGCAAGGCTGCTACTTTTTATAAAAGCTCTTCTTTTCATATGCAAAGGTGTTTATGAAGGATGGATTGGTAAATAGTAAATAGTAATTTGTGGATAGAAAATCTCAATCATTCACTATTCACTTGCTGACTACTCACCCTATCATTCAATGCTTATATTAACATAACTGATATTCGGGTGTAGAAACCAGTTGAATTACCAACGTTTTAATATCTGGTGCATTATTAACCTCAGTAGTTACCCGAGCGTTCAATGGCGGTTCTAACAATAAACTAGCTATTTCCAAATGTGGGAACTGTAAAGGTATTTCCTGCAAAAAACGATTCCAGTCTGGTTGCGCCTGTACGCGGTTAATTACATTAAACTGTTGTTTTCGCTGTGAAGCTAAATAAGCTTCGTCATCAGGTGTAGCCTTGCCGGTAAAATCAATAACGCCGGCATTGAGTATGGTTGATGGTATTTTGATGCGATACATCAAGGATGAACTATCAATCCAATTACGGCCACCTGGCCAGCCTGCTACATTGGGTGGTTTAAATAACACCTGCCCCAGCGTGCGTTGAAATTGCAACAAGACATCCAAGTTATCATACCGGATACCAAACTGTCGGTTTAAACCTACCAGCAACTCCACCGGCGATTTAATCAGGTTGCCAATATTCTGCGGTTCGTAAAACCAATCTGAAGTAAATACCAGTTCCAGCAAAGATTTAATTTCATAGCCTGAGCTGTAAAATAAATCAGCCATCTGCGCAATATGGGTGTCGTTTGGTGTTTCGTTTACCAGATAGCAGTACAGCTTAGTGCTGATAAAAATAGCTGTTTGCTTATTTTGCAGAATAATATTGATGATATCTTCGCCACAAAAATCGGCTGTTTGGCCCATAAAAGTTTTGGTTCGGTTATCATGTGTACCTGTCCGAAAGCCATATTCGCCGGTTTTGCCATTGAAAGCCCAACCCGTAAAGGCCCGTGCCGATTCTTTAATATCTTCCTCCGTATAATGGCCTCTACCTAAGGTAAACAGTTCCATCAGCTCCCGGGCAAAGTTCTCGTTAGGGTGGGCTTTAACATTTTGTTGATTGTTTAAAAACTGCAGCATAGCCGGCGTTTGTGATACTTCTAGTAGTAGCGTCTTGAAATTGCCTAAAGCATGAGTGCGTTGCACATTATTCAATTGCTGTTGGTAGTAAGCATTACCAATGTTGCAGGCAAAATGGTTGTGCCAAAACAAGGTCATCTTTTCGCGCAACTGATCCGTTGTGGTGCTAAGTTGCTGCATCCATGCCTTATTCAATGTTCTTTCCTGCTGGTTGCGCTTCTCCTGAAAAGCCCTGCGCTGATCTTCTGTTAAATCGGCTCTGGATTGTAAGTCCAGATTCTCTGTCAAAACATTTAAGGGCACAATGGGCTCAGAAACTGCAAAAAGCTTTTTAACCGCCTTTTTAACCGACCAGTTCTTACGCTGCAACAACTCGCCCATTGCTATGCCGAAGCCTCCCCGTGCATACAAATGTTTAATTTGCCTGGCGTTGTTCATCTGGAACCCTCCTTTCGGTAATTACTATCAGACGTAAATAATCATCAATGGTTTATTGGAGTTTAACTTTTGATATAAAAAAATGCTATAGATTAAAATTAGTTGCTAATTAGTTATGTGTTTTTCTATGAGGTTATTGTTTTGGAGTAACGAAAATTATACAAAAAAGTGCGCAGTTGTGAGATGAAATGTTACTATTTTTATAGCACAGTAAACCTGTCACATGAATAAAATATATACTTTAGTACTCCTGCTGGTGGCAGCTGCAACACCAGTGTGAGCTCAAGATTTGGTAGCACTTACTACACAGCCTTATGGTAAAATTGACAAAGCTGATTTAGCACTTACTGAATGCTCTTTTGAAAAGGGAGCTAATGCTATGGTTTTATTTGATAAAGGCGATATTTATTATGATAATGACTTCAACATTATTGTAGAACACCATAAACGGATCAAAATCTTTAACGAAGCTGGTAAAAAGCAGGCTGATATACGCCTAGAGTATTATGGGGGTAACCGTTTTGAATATATTACTGATTTGCAAGGTGAAATTTTCAACCTGAACAATGGTAATATAGAAAACACCAAATTGGATAAGAAACAACTATATACTCAGGTAGTTGATAAAAATAAAATGGCTATAGTGTTTTCATTTGCTAATGTAAAACCCGGATCTGTTATTGAATATAAGTACAGGCAAACTATTAATTCATTCTACGCCATTCCAATCTGGTACTTTCAAGAAGAAATTCCTGTACGGTATAGCGAATTAAAAACATCTATACCTGAAATGCTGGTGTTTACCAAACAGCAGCGCGTGTATAGCCCATTAACTAAGTACATTACTTCAACTGAATCGCGCAGTATTGGTGGTGGCTCTAACCCATATCAATTTATTGAAAATGTAGAAATCCGGGCAACGGCTAATGTACACTCTTTAACGGAAGAGCCTTACATGCGTTCGGCTGCTGATAACAGGCAGAGCCTGCATTTTCAGCTTACTCATGTTATGCCGCAAGGAGGTTTTACTCAAAGTTATTCAGATAGCTGGGATAAAGTAGGAGGTATTTTAGCTGATGATGAAGATTTTGGCCTGCAATTAAGGCACAAGCTGCAAAATGAAGAAGCTATCGTGAGCAAAGCCAAAGCTTTAAAAACGAATGAAGAAAAAATAGCTTATGTATTCAATGAAGTAAAAAATGATGTAAAGTGGAATGGTTCGGATGACTGGTACACCAATGAAGGTACAGCCAAAGCTTGGGAGAAAAAAACAGGTAACTCAGCCGAAGTAAACCTTATTCTGTATCATTTACTTAAACAATCGGGCGTAAAGGCTTATCCAATGGTCGTAAGTACACGATCGCACGGGGCGGTGAATCCGGCTTTTACATTTTTGTACCAGTTTAACCGTGCAGTAGTATATATACCTGTTGATAGTATTAAGCATTATGTTTTAGATGCAACTAATAAATACAATAGTTATCGTGAGGTGCCTGATAACCTGTTAAACTCAGCAGGCCTTTACATTGATAAAGAAAACAAAAAATATAACATGGTATTTCTGCAACGCAGTGAACCAGCTAAGCAGGCAATTTATGTAAACGCTGAAATTAGCCCAGAAGGTAAAATGACCGGCATTGCGCAAATAAGTAATTCCAGCTACAACCGATATCATAATATTGAGCGTTACAAAACTGATGGTGAGAAAAAGTATATTGATAACCTACGCAATAATGACAATAATTTCAGCATTACATCACTCAAAATGTTGAATATGGAGGTTGACAGCTTGCCTTTAAACCAGGATGTTAATTTTAGTTTAGATATTTCAGGCAGTGATAAGGATTACATGTATTTCAAGCCTGACTTGTTCAGCGGTTTGCGTACTAACCCATTTATCAGTGAAACACGTGCCTGTGATATCGATTTTGGTTACTGCAATGATTATGCTATTGCTGCTACTTATAAAGTGCCGGCTGGTTATAAAGTAGATGCTTTACCCAAAAGCATCAGTATTGTAATGCCCAATCAGAGTATTGTATTCAGGCGGGTAATGGCCGAGGAGGATGGTGTGATTAGTGTTCGTTATATAGTTAATTATAAAAAATCACAGTTTTTTAAAGAAGATTACCCCGATTTCCGTGCCTTTAACAAAAAGATGCACGAATTGCTAGATGAACAGATTGTGTTAAAGAAGTCATAATCTTATGAAGATTAAAAATAAGGTGCATGGCTTGGTTTATACTTTGGCTATTCTATTGCTCTTAAGCGGCGCTACACATGCACAAGATAAAAGCATTTCCAAAGAATTGTATCAGGCTACTGGTATTCCTGATTGCTTAAAGCAGGATGCTCATGCTGTAATACGTTATACTATAAACGAGGTAACAGTACTAGCGCCTGGTAAAACTGTTACCAAGCATCATAGCTTAGTTACTGTGCTGGATGAAAAAGGTGATAGTAATGGTACGCTGGTATTGGGATACGATAAAAAGTTCAGGAGTGTAAACAGCATGCAAATGCTGGTTTATGATGCTGAAGGCAAACTGCTGAAAAAGTACAACAAAAGTGATGCTTATGATGGTTCAGCTACCGATGGTGTATCTATTGTTACGGATGCCCGCTTTTTAGGTATTCGTCATGAAATTAGTACTTACCCTACAACTATTGAAGTGATTTATGAAACCAGCACGAACAGCTATTTGGATTTATCAGAATGGCAGATACAACCTAAAGAAACGGCTGTTCAAAACTCAGTTTATAAAATCACGGTAAATTCTAATGCAGGCTTTCGATACAAAAATAAAAATACCAGCTTAATACCACAAAAGCAGTTGGTAGATGGTATGGACGTTTACACATGGCAGGTAAATAACTTAAAGGCTGTAAATACTGAAGATGATGTGCCTGCATGGCGAGTTACACCACGCATAACTTTTGCTACCAATGGATTTTCTTACGATGGTTTGCCCGGTGATATTAGTTCATGGCAAAATTATGGCAAGTGGTACCAAAAATTAAATGCTGATGTTTGTACGTTAAGTCCGCAACGCGAAGCTGAGGTCAAACAAATGGTTGCTAACCTGAAAACCGATCAGGAGAAAGCACGCTTTTTGTACAGCTATCTGCAACAAAATGTCCGTTATGTAAGTGTTCAATTAGGAATCGGAGGTTTAAAGCCTTTTTC
This region includes:
- a CDS encoding DUF3857 domain-containing protein; the encoded protein is MVALTTQPYGKIDKADLALTECSFEKGANAMVLFDKGDIYYDNDFNIIVEHHKRIKIFNEAGKKQADIRLEYYGGNRFEYITDLQGEIFNLNNGNIENTKLDKKQLYTQVVDKNKMAIVFSFANVKPGSVIEYKYRQTINSFYAIPIWYFQEEIPVRYSELKTSIPEMLVFTKQQRVYSPLTKYITSTESRSIGGGSNPYQFIENVEIRATANVHSLTEEPYMRSAADNRQSLHFQLTHVMPQGGFTQSYSDSWDKVGGILADDEDFGLQLRHKLQNEEAIVSKAKALKTNEEKIAYVFNEVKNDVKWNGSDDWYTNEGTAKAWEKKTGNSAEVNLILYHLLKQSGVKAYPMVVSTRSHGAVNPAFTFLYQFNRAVVYIPVDSIKHYVLDATNKYNSYREVPDNLLNSAGLYIDKENKKYNMVFLQRSEPAKQAIYVNAEISPEGKMTGIAQISNSSYNRYHNIERYKTDGEKKYIDNLRNNDNNFSITSLKMLNMEVDSLPLNQDVNFSLDISGSDKDYMYFKPDLFSGLRTNPFISETRACDIDFGYCNDYAIAATYKVPAGYKVDALPKSISIVMPNQSIVFRRVMAEEDGVISVRYIVNYKKSQFFKEDYPDFRAFNKKMHELLDEQIVLKKS
- a CDS encoding DUF1800 domain-containing protein, with the protein product MNNARQIKHLYARGGFGIAMGELLQRKNWSVKKAVKKLFAVSEPIVPLNVLTENLDLQSRADLTEDQRRAFQEKRNQQERTLNKAWMQQLSTTTDQLREKMTLFWHNHFACNIGNAYYQQQLNNVQRTHALGNFKTLLLEVSQTPAMLQFLNNQQNVKAHPNENFARELMELFTLGRGHYTEEDIKESARAFTGWAFNGKTGEYGFRTGTHDNRTKTFMGQTADFCGEDIINIILQNKQTAIFISTKLYCYLVNETPNDTHIAQMADLFYSSGYEIKSLLELVFTSDWFYEPQNIGNLIKSPVELLVGLNRQFGIRYDNLDVLLQFQRTLGQVLFKPPNVAGWPGGRNWIDSSSLMYRIKIPSTILNAGVIDFTGKATPDDEAYLASQRKQQFNVINRVQAQPDWNRFLQEIPLQFPHLEIASLLLEPPLNARVTTEVNNAPDIKTLVIQLVSTPEYQLC
- a CDS encoding M1 family metallopeptidase; protein product: MLKLSMKSTVKTFFQTLLFIGLSSLSHAQQIGKFVTVEPGVSYPLAVYRHSVISDIQYTLDFIIPAEKSQAIAATESISFNAKPFNQPLQLDFKQSPDYVKNVTVNGKSVPVELQAEHLLIRQQYLHAGQNQIAIQFTAGNASLNRNDDYLYALFVPDRARTVFPCFDQPDLKARFLLTLRVPTGWRVLANGTKKDSVTQGAQTVYHFNNSDKLSTYLFSFTAGKYSDVAQTIGHRQAEFLYRENDPKKIKLSVDSVFKAHQDAIAFLEQWTNIPFPFQKVGFVAIPDFQFGGMEHPGEVQYQSSSLFLDDGATKDRLIARSNLISHETAHMWFGDLVTMQWFNDVWMKEVFANFMADKITEKLMGTETFNLKFLQDHYPTAYGVDRTEGANPIRQQLDNLQDAGSLYGNIIYHKAPIMMRQLERLMGKDNFQQGIQEYLKKYAYQNATWNDLITILNRHSQTDLYEWNRVWVNQPGRPVFDYDFIYAGDKISRLTITQHPETGQPRIWPQAFTVTLFYADHHQTIPVNMTGAQVSLTTASGMAKPNFILFNSDGMGYGLFPTDKNIISQLYGLPNPLQRATAYIAAYENMLAGRYFKPTELLTLFTQGITQEKDEMNLRLLTGYLGTIYWEFIRPADRQAQLVKLEHALWSAMQQQTAANNKKILFGAYQNVFVSVEARQNLYNIWQHQQAPEGVKLAEDDYTSLALSLALKSDTVTHILQRQENRITNQDRKKRLAFLMPALSLNVQERDAFFESLKQRQNRAKEAWVVAALGYLHHPLRQSTSEKYLPESLNLLEEIQRTGDVFFPQSWLGAIFSNYQDQQAAQVVRSFLQTHPDYNPKLRDKLLQAADNLFRAQKLLNN
- a CDS encoding carboxylesterase/lipase family protein, whose protein sequence is MKKLNLMLLALLTANITFAQIRTTQKVQTANGVLEGVADTGLTIFEGVPFAQSPIGPLRWVAPQPVKNWTGIRKADHFGPSAMQKNVFGDMNFRAPGINEDCLYLNVWTPAQSGNEKLPVLVYFYGGGFVAGDGSEPRYDGASLARKGIVTVTVNYRLGVFGFLAHPELTKESSYHASGNYGLLDQNAALRWVKQNIAAFGGDADKITIGGESAGSISVFAQMASPLSRDLIAGAIGESGAMIKPTLPAISLTDAENRGVAFAGKVNAKTIAELRTIPADQLLDAASQPGAFAVAAAIDNYFLPKAPVDIFAAGEQAHVPLLAGWNSAEINYMAVLQGATPTPENYAQKIKQLYPEHADELLKLYPGNTTEEVLKSATELASDRFIVYSTWKWTDLQSETSGKPVYRYLFSKPRPAMRPEMGNATAGLAGGVIKNNNTAPKPTLATFTGASHASEIEFALGNLATNKVYAWTADDYKVSATMENYFANFIKTGNPNGKGLPQWQPNTKGSSIKLMNINVTSRLEPDHTRNRYLFLDQEYRK
- a CDS encoding tyrosine-protein phosphatase, which produces MFGWFKKNKEAEPLPNYDFVSVDIHSHVLPGIDDGAATVGDSMLLIERMVAMGIKKVIATPHIMADYFRNNAETIGNALQVLKEHVAPVYSDLIIEAAAEHYFDEHFLDLIETDQLMLMKNKYVLFEFSFTNRPPSVVPILQKITGKGLTPILAHPERYPYLTLAEVVEMREWGCLIQLNTISLTGYYGKQVRQSAEKLVDAGLIDFISSDMHHLKHADALQQALKLPYVKMLSERDLMNKQLL
- a CDS encoding DUF1501 domain-containing protein — encoded protein: MKRRAFIKSSSLASGAFLIPSFLKPFEAMAKPELTGYKNLVIIQLSGGNDGLNTIVPHGNDIYYQKRKTLAIANTVIVKLNDIQGLNPNLAALQEIYDQGWMSIINSVGYPNPDRSHFRSMDIWQTASNADQFLSTGWVGRYLDANCQSCPNPYTAIEVDDTLSLAMKGTQMKGIAVQDPNKLLQTTREPFFKDLVHQPNNEHLNEDNLGYLYKTMIETYSSADYIQNTSKTYKVTAEYPSTGFANQLKTVSKFINAGLQTRVYYVSLSGFDTHTNQQNQQGRQLKIYADAVAAFIKDLKQTGKLDDTLVMTFSEFGRRVEQNASNGTDHGTANNVFVFGGKLAKAGFYNDAPDLTNLENGDLKYQIDFRNVYATMLDKWLNVNNSQILNQNFSSLNFI
- a CDS encoding PA0069 family radical SAM protein gives rise to the protein MAFEANQDFFKGRGAQVNTHNKYLKNQYVAQHIEALDEPLLQNGKTRFFEETPRNIVSKSKSPDIAHTDSINPYQGCEHGCVYCYARNSHEYYGFSAGLDFERKIIVKRNAPELLEAYFNKRKYKPEPIVLSGNTDCYQPVERELELTRKMLKLFLQYRHPVSIITKNNLVLRDIDILTELAKMNLVHVNISITTLDEQLRQKLEPRTVTSIGRLTTIQKLSEKGIPVRVMTAPIIPGLNSNEIPDIIKAAANRGAVDSGFTMVRLNGSIAELFTDWLQKTFPDRAEKVLNQIRECHDGQLNDSEFGRRMVGDGQIAESIHQLYYIAHKRFLAGREMPAYNLSLFTPKTGRQTTLF